The Kozakia baliensis genome includes a region encoding these proteins:
- the cobO gene encoding cob(I)yrinic acid a,c-diamide adenosyltransferase, with protein sequence MTEVNDNARHQKKMAKRKEIQDREVASKTEARGLLAVHTGAGKGKSTAAFGLALRMLGRGRKVVVVQFIKGAWDTGERHALERFGDQIAWHALGEGFTWETQDRERDIAACERAWDVANAALNSEDVGLVILDELNIALRYDYLALDRVLADIAQRPPNQHVWVTGRNAKPGMIEAADMVTEMMPVKHHFKAGIRAQEGIEF encoded by the coding sequence ATGACGGAAGTGAATGACAACGCGCGCCATCAAAAGAAAATGGCCAAGCGCAAGGAAATTCAAGACCGAGAAGTTGCTTCGAAAACCGAGGCACGTGGATTGCTGGCGGTTCATACAGGTGCGGGCAAAGGCAAATCCACCGCCGCTTTCGGATTGGCGCTGCGGATGCTCGGCCGGGGCAGGAAAGTGGTCGTGGTGCAGTTCATCAAAGGAGCATGGGATACAGGTGAACGCCATGCGCTTGAGCGTTTTGGCGATCAGATCGCGTGGCATGCATTGGGTGAAGGCTTCACTTGGGAAACGCAGGACCGGGAACGGGATATCGCGGCATGCGAGCGTGCTTGGGATGTAGCGAACGCAGCGCTCAACTCGGAAGATGTCGGGCTTGTTATTCTGGACGAGCTCAATATCGCCCTACGTTATGATTACCTTGCGCTCGATCGCGTATTGGCGGACATCGCGCAACGACCGCCCAACCAACATGTCTGGGTGACGGGCCGCAACGCCAAACCGGGCATGATCGAAGCGGCGGACATGGTGACGGAAATGATGCCGGTGAAGCACCATTTTAAAGCAGGTATCCGCGCGCAGGAAGGAATTGAATTCTAA
- the cobF gene encoding precorrin-6A synthase (deacetylating) produces MTEITLTLIGIGTGNPDHLTLQAIREINAADLILIPKKGSAKADLAELRHAICTQVLTTPGTRIAEFDMPRRDKSNPDYRQNVEDWHDAVAISWKETIHNHLPQGGKIALLVWGDPALYDSTLRIATRLLPRAQIRSVPGIMSLNMLAAAHTIALNDIGAPFLVTTGRQLREYGWLPGVDTLVVMLDGDCSFQHIASEGVTIYWGAYVGMPEQILLSGPLAQIGPRILTARAEARADHGWIMDIYLLRRDTNHG; encoded by the coding sequence ATGACTGAGATTACCTTAACGCTCATCGGTATCGGTACGGGTAATCCCGATCATCTGACATTGCAGGCGATCCGCGAGATCAATGCCGCCGATCTGATTCTCATACCAAAAAAAGGAAGCGCCAAGGCGGACCTCGCCGAATTGCGCCATGCAATCTGTACACAAGTGCTCACTACCCCAGGCACCCGTATCGCTGAATTCGATATGCCGCGCCGCGACAAAAGTAACCCTGATTATCGCCAAAATGTAGAGGATTGGCACGATGCCGTCGCCATCTCGTGGAAGGAGACGATTCACAATCACCTTCCACAAGGTGGAAAGATTGCCCTGCTCGTCTGGGGGGATCCAGCTCTGTATGACAGTACGCTGCGGATCGCCACTCGGTTATTGCCGCGCGCGCAAATCCGCAGTGTCCCTGGCATTATGTCGCTGAACATGCTTGCAGCGGCGCATACTATCGCACTGAACGACATCGGTGCGCCCTTTCTAGTAACGACTGGGCGACAGTTGCGTGAATATGGTTGGCTGCCCGGGGTCGATACATTGGTGGTGATGCTGGATGGGGATTGTTCGTTTCAGCATATCGCGAGCGAAGGAGTGACGATTTATTGGGGCGCTTATGTTGGAATGCCCGAACAAATATTGCTATCCGGCCCGCTCGCGCAGATCGGCCCCCGGATCTTGACGGCCCGGGCCGAGGCGCGAGCGGACCATGGTTGGATCATGGATATCTACCTTCTGCGGCGCGATACAAACCATGGGTGA
- the cobU gene encoding bifunctional adenosylcobinamide kinase/adenosylcobinamide-phosphate guanylyltransferase produces MIELVLGGARSGKSAYAETIVRAQPGPWVYLATGQAWDDEMQERITRHQQERGAGWLTLEVPIELPQALRDAGEKTVLVDCLTLWLTNLLLGEHDIAAATEALLSALAARPGLTLLVGNEVGLGIVPDNALARRFRDEAGRLHQKIAALADKVVLTVAGIPLVVKPTAGEGKI; encoded by the coding sequence ATGATAGAACTGGTCCTCGGCGGGGCGCGTTCCGGAAAAAGCGCTTACGCGGAAACAATCGTGCGCGCACAGCCTGGGCCTTGGGTATATCTCGCGACCGGACAGGCATGGGACGACGAAATGCAAGAGCGGATTACCCGCCATCAGCAAGAACGCGGCGCTGGATGGTTGACGCTCGAGGTGCCGATCGAACTCCCGCAAGCCTTGCGGGACGCTGGTGAAAAGACGGTATTGGTGGATTGCCTAACGCTTTGGCTAACAAATTTGCTGTTGGGAGAACACGATATCGCCGCCGCGACGGAGGCATTGTTAAGCGCTCTGGCCGCGCGACCAGGGTTGACACTCTTGGTGGGCAATGAAGTCGGGCTTGGCATTGTGCCGGACAACGCACTGGCACGCCGTTTTCGCGATGAAGCAGGGCGGCTACACCAAAAAATTGCGGCATTGGCGGATAAGGTCGTCCTAACAGTTGCGGGCATTCCGCTGGTTGTCAAACCGACGGCAGGAGAAGGCAAGATATGA
- a CDS encoding MFS transporter, with translation MGDNIGSLNATSHRQAASSDIATARHVVAASFLAWMLDACDFFIVLFTLDDVAHSFHASLESILLAPTLTLLTRPIGAFLCGRAADRYGRKPVMIGTILVYSAIEVLSAFAPTLAIFLFLRALFGIALGGEWGVGTSLIMESVPASWRGMASGILQAGYPAGYLLASLAFLLLSVLGWRGLFILGGSALFSALYIWIRVPESPEWLAQQKNKSVKSVETLGLGGIIRHNLALCVFAVTLMAAFNFMSHGSQDLYPKIFLGLERRLPHPSITLIVVLYNIAAIMGGLFFGLLSQRIGRQYSIALAALLTLPLLPLWTLPHSSLWLTVGAVCIQFCIQGAWGVVPAYLSELSPPSVRATFPGLAYQCGNLIAASNALLQTGLASLLKTGLAPALMLVVGGAAFVVLTLTILNARLHPTKTLT, from the coding sequence ATGGGCGATAATATAGGTAGCTTGAACGCGACATCACACAGGCAGGCGGCATCTTCCGATATCGCCACTGCCCGCCATGTGGTTGCGGCTTCTTTTCTGGCGTGGATGCTAGACGCGTGCGATTTTTTCATCGTCTTGTTCACGCTCGACGATGTGGCGCATAGCTTCCACGCTTCTCTTGAGAGCATTCTACTTGCCCCGACCCTAACCTTGCTGACCCGCCCCATCGGCGCTTTTCTCTGTGGCCGGGCAGCGGATCGTTACGGGCGCAAGCCAGTGATGATCGGCACCATCCTGGTTTATTCGGCTATCGAGGTATTGTCCGCTTTTGCCCCGACCCTGGCGATTTTCCTTTTCCTGCGCGCATTGTTCGGAATCGCTTTGGGAGGAGAATGGGGCGTAGGTACGTCTCTCATCATGGAAAGCGTGCCCGCTTCATGGCGCGGCATGGCGTCTGGCATTTTGCAGGCCGGATATCCAGCGGGCTATTTGTTAGCGTCTTTGGCTTTTCTGTTATTGTCGGTCCTGGGTTGGCGCGGCTTGTTCATATTGGGCGGCAGTGCGCTGTTCTCCGCGCTCTATATCTGGATACGTGTGCCTGAAAGCCCAGAATGGCTGGCCCAGCAGAAAAACAAAAGCGTCAAATCGGTTGAGACCTTGGGGCTAGGCGGCATTATACGCCACAATCTGGCACTTTGCGTATTCGCCGTCACATTGATGGCAGCCTTCAACTTCATGAGCCATGGTTCACAGGATTTGTACCCCAAGATTTTCCTTGGCCTTGAGAGGAGATTGCCGCACCCCTCCATTACCTTGATCGTCGTGCTATATAATATCGCAGCTATCATGGGAGGCTTGTTTTTCGGGCTGTTATCGCAGCGTATCGGCCGACAATATAGTATCGCCCTCGCCGCACTTCTGACGCTTCCGCTGCTCCCTCTTTGGACGTTGCCGCATTCCTCCCTTTGGCTGACGGTCGGAGCGGTGTGCATACAATTTTGCATTCAAGGCGCGTGGGGCGTCGTTCCGGCTTATCTCAGCGAACTTTCTCCGCCTTCGGTTCGAGCAACTTTTCCAGGGTTGGCCTATCAATGCGGAAATCTGATTGCCGCAAGCAACGCTCTTTTGCAGACGGGCTTGGCGTCGCTCCTCAAAACAGGATTGGCGCCTGCGTTGATGCTGGTCGTTGGTGGGGCCGCTTTCGTCGTGCTGACGTTGACTATTCTCAATGCGCGCTTGCACCCAACCAAAACTCTGACGTGA
- a CDS encoding cobyrinate a,c-diamide synthase, with protein sequence MNCPGLIISAPASGAGKTTIMLGLLSALRKRGVTVQPFKNGPDYIDPAFHTAASGRPSFNLDSWAMSAERITGLIGIRADAELTLAEGSMGLFDGVASAGEAGNGSSADMAALTGWPVVLVLDVSGQAQSAAAIAHGFATLSPKVKLAGVILNRVASPRHEALIRVGMAEAGIRVLGVLPRHKTVTLPERHLGLVQAEEQPNLVALLDQLGEFIATHMDLEQIFSLAAANVKAENSPVALSPPGQRVALARDAAFSFIYPHLLEGWRQAGAEMTLFSPLADEAPDPQADACWLPGGYPELHAGNLAAATRFHEGLRRFAAEKPVHGECGGYMVMGTSLTDARGVRHAMTGLLGLETSFATRRMHLGYRLATLMSPIPGYAAGQRLRGHEFHYATIVHQPDEPLAHTLDANRMSIAETGSRRGLATGTFFHLIAPTA encoded by the coding sequence ATGAATTGTCCTGGTCTCATCATTTCCGCCCCGGCTTCCGGCGCAGGCAAAACAACGATCATGCTCGGATTGTTGTCTGCTCTGAGAAAGCGCGGCGTAACCGTGCAGCCGTTCAAGAACGGTCCGGATTATATCGATCCGGCCTTTCATACCGCCGCATCGGGACGCCCTTCTTTCAATCTCGATAGCTGGGCCATGTCGGCCGAACGAATTACGGGGCTGATCGGCATACGTGCGGATGCGGAATTGACGCTCGCTGAAGGCTCGATGGGTTTGTTCGATGGCGTAGCCTCTGCCGGAGAAGCGGGGAATGGTTCCAGCGCCGATATGGCGGCGCTGACCGGCTGGCCGGTCGTGCTGGTGTTGGACGTGTCCGGCCAGGCTCAATCCGCTGCCGCTATCGCGCACGGCTTCGCCACGCTATCGCCCAAAGTCAAACTAGCCGGTGTTATCCTCAATCGCGTCGCCAGTCCACGTCATGAGGCGCTGATCCGTGTTGGGATGGCGGAGGCTGGGATACGTGTTTTGGGTGTTCTTCCCCGGCATAAAACCGTGACCCTTCCCGAACGCCACCTTGGATTGGTTCAGGCCGAGGAGCAGCCGAATTTGGTCGCATTGCTCGACCAGCTTGGCGAGTTCATCGCCACTCATATGGATTTGGAACAAATTTTCTCGCTCGCGGCGGCCAATGTAAAAGCTGAAAATTCGCCGGTTGCCCTATCTCCACCAGGGCAACGTGTGGCGTTGGCGCGCGATGCGGCATTCTCTTTCATCTATCCACATCTTCTTGAAGGATGGCGTCAGGCGGGAGCGGAAATGACGCTCTTCTCTCCCCTTGCCGACGAAGCGCCAGACCCACAGGCCGATGCGTGTTGGCTTCCCGGTGGTTATCCTGAACTTCACGCCGGAAATTTGGCTGCTGCGACGCGCTTTCACGAGGGTTTGCGACGTTTTGCCGCAGAGAAACCCGTGCACGGAGAGTGCGGCGGTTACATGGTGATGGGAACGAGCCTGACCGATGCACGGGGTGTACGACACGCCATGACTGGGCTTCTCGGTCTGGAAACCTCGTTCGCCACGCGTCGCATGCATTTGGGTTACCGGCTTGCTACGCTGATGTCACCCATCCCGGGTTACGCGGCGGGGCAACGGCTACGCGGTCATGAATTTCATTATGCCACGATCGTTCATCAACCGGACGAACCTCTCGCGCATACCCTTGACGCCAATCGCATGAGCATTGCCGAAACAGGGTCGAGACGCGGACTTGCCACTGGCACGTTTTTCCATCTAATTGCGCCAACGGCATGA
- the cobM gene encoding precorrin-4 C(11)-methyltransferase, translated as MTVHFIGAGPGAPDLITLRGRDLIAASPVCLYAGSLVPAALLDHCPSGARIVNTAPLSLDAIIDEIVTAHKAGHDVARLHSGDLSVWSAMGEQLRRLRALDIPYDVTPGVPSFAAAAATLEVELTLPGLVQSVVLTRTSGRATAMPPREKLAAFAATGATLAIHLSIHVLDNVLAELTPHYGADCPVAIVWRASWPDQRIIRATLDTLKTALATELERTALILVGRTIAPTAFDESRLYAGDYDRRFRPVGINPRFPEADE; from the coding sequence ATGACCGTCCATTTCATCGGAGCTGGCCCCGGCGCGCCGGACCTCATTACTCTACGCGGGCGCGATCTTATCGCGGCAAGCCCCGTCTGCCTCTATGCTGGTTCCTTGGTGCCTGCAGCCCTGCTCGATCATTGTCCGTCTGGGGCGCGTATCGTCAACACGGCCCCGCTCTCATTGGATGCCATCATCGATGAGATCGTTACGGCTCATAAAGCGGGTCACGATGTCGCGCGCCTTCATTCTGGCGATCTTTCCGTTTGGTCCGCCATGGGAGAACAATTGCGCCGTCTGCGCGCATTGGACATTCCTTATGATGTAACGCCTGGCGTGCCTTCCTTCGCCGCCGCGGCCGCCACGCTAGAGGTGGAACTGACCTTACCCGGCCTTGTGCAATCCGTCGTACTTACACGCACTTCCGGACGTGCGACCGCCATGCCGCCGCGTGAAAAACTTGCCGCCTTCGCCGCCACGGGCGCGACGCTTGCGATTCACTTATCTATTCACGTGCTCGATAATGTCTTGGCCGAACTGACCCCTCATTACGGTGCGGATTGCCCGGTCGCTATCGTATGGCGCGCCAGTTGGCCGGACCAACGTATTATTCGCGCGACATTGGACACGTTGAAAACGGCTCTGGCGACCGAACTCGAACGTACGGCGCTGATCCTGGTAGGGCGTACCATCGCGCCAACCGCATTCGATGAAAGCCGTCTTTACGCGGGCGATTACGACCGCCGTTTTCGCCCAGTCGGCATTAATCCGCGCTTTCCGGAGGCCGACGAATGA
- a CDS encoding histidine phosphatase family protein, which produces MRLTVTKPISIKNFREPNRVAEQASCQEGTILLLAVESYWETLVPLLFIARHPAPDIGPGVCYGRSDVPLAAGWVHFADDFSQKLQRCGVRRLYASPLARCRIPAEYVAAQCGIPLDFDERLMELNFGTWEGLSWNGVPREQIDQWAMDLLGFSPPRGENGRALCERVKAFYADLPSYESCAVLSHGGPLRVLQSIGEGKEPDLTRPAPPLGKILRFTDKMQPAITKPPVPIR; this is translated from the coding sequence ATGCGTTTGACGGTCACGAAACCGATATCGATCAAAAACTTCCGTGAACCGAACAGAGTTGCAGAACAGGCTTCGTGTCAGGAGGGCACTATATTATTGCTCGCTGTGGAAAGTTATTGGGAGACTCTCGTGCCTCTTCTTTTCATCGCTCGTCACCCAGCACCCGATATAGGCCCGGGCGTGTGCTACGGGCGTTCGGATGTTCCGTTAGCGGCGGGATGGGTTCATTTCGCGGATGATTTTTCGCAGAAATTACAGCGTTGTGGCGTTCGGCGCCTTTACGCTTCTCCTCTCGCACGCTGCCGCATTCCGGCGGAATACGTAGCAGCTCAATGCGGTATTCCGCTCGATTTCGACGAGCGACTTATGGAATTGAATTTCGGCACATGGGAGGGGCTTTCATGGAACGGTGTTCCAAGAGAGCAGATAGACCAATGGGCAATGGACCTCCTCGGCTTCTCGCCACCCAGGGGAGAAAACGGTCGCGCGCTATGCGAAAGGGTGAAAGCGTTTTATGCGGATTTGCCGTCGTATGAATCCTGCGCCGTGCTTTCTCACGGTGGCCCGTTGCGCGTTCTACAATCCATTGGCGAAGGAAAGGAGCCGGACCTAACCCGCCCGGCGCCCCCGCTCGGGAAGATTTTGCGTTTTACCGATAAGATGCAACCAGCAATAACAAAACCGCCAGTTCCGATAAGATAG
- the cobT gene encoding nicotinate-nucleotide--dimethylbenzimidazole phosphoribosyltransferase — translation MTHASFSDLATLRQACLSPCPADENAASTVAAREAILTKPAGSLGRLEELVAWLARWQRSATPTLDHVQCLVFAGNHGVVAQGVSAWPAEVTALMVDNFRHGGAAINQLARNAQAKLDVIALEDLRMTGDFTQVDAMTPEVFLRVVDAGFNAVDPHASLVCLGEMGIGNTTAAAAVALALFGDDAENWAGPGAGSDQAGIMRKISVLKAGIARHRNYLADPLEVARRLGGHELAAIMGAILAARKHNIPVLLDGFVCTAASAPLYTLHPDGLAHCRIAHCSAEPGHIRLAEALAQKPLLDLGLRLGEASGAALVVPLLRAALACHTGMHSFAEAGIAS, via the coding sequence ATGACTCATGCGTCCTTCTCCGATCTCGCAACCTTGCGTCAAGCTTGCCTTTCTCCCTGCCCTGCGGATGAAAACGCTGCAAGTACCGTTGCTGCCCGGGAAGCTATATTGACCAAACCGGCAGGAAGTTTGGGTCGGCTTGAAGAACTCGTCGCATGGCTGGCGCGCTGGCAACGCAGCGCTACACCCACGCTCGATCATGTGCAATGTCTGGTGTTTGCTGGCAACCATGGCGTCGTAGCGCAAGGCGTTTCCGCTTGGCCCGCCGAGGTCACGGCGCTGATGGTCGATAATTTCCGTCATGGCGGCGCGGCCATCAACCAGTTGGCTCGCAATGCGCAAGCGAAGCTTGATGTCATCGCATTGGAGGATTTGCGTATGACCGGAGATTTCACGCAAGTGGACGCCATGACGCCGGAAGTTTTTTTGCGCGTAGTGGATGCAGGATTTAACGCCGTCGATCCACATGCCAGCCTTGTCTGCCTAGGAGAAATGGGGATTGGCAACACGACGGCCGCAGCGGCTGTAGCGCTGGCTTTGTTCGGCGATGATGCTGAAAATTGGGCCGGCCCTGGCGCAGGGAGCGACCAAGCCGGGATAATGAGAAAAATTTCCGTCTTGAAAGCCGGGATAGCTCGGCATCGTAACTATCTGGCAGACCCATTAGAAGTTGCGCGTCGCTTGGGAGGTCATGAATTGGCCGCCATTATGGGGGCCATATTGGCGGCGCGGAAACATAATATCCCGGTCCTCCTTGATGGTTTCGTCTGCACAGCCGCCTCTGCCCCACTTTACACTCTGCACCCGGACGGTCTGGCGCATTGCCGGATTGCCCATTGCTCCGCCGAACCTGGCCATATCCGCCTGGCCGAAGCGCTGGCGCAAAAGCCACTGCTCGATCTTGGCCTTCGTCTTGGTGAAGCTTCAGGCGCAGCGCTGGTCGTTCCGCTTCTGCGCGCGGCACTCGCCTGCCATACCGGAATGCACAGCTTTGCCGAGGCAGGCATTGCTTCTTAA
- the cobD gene encoding threonine-phosphate decarboxylase CobD, which yields MGELMHEALPPIPTHGGQVQEIMRYFPDAPQPFVDLSTGINPHRYPLTLPSPDIFARLPEAGEEDDLRAAAAIAYGAADPAMVVSAPGSQSLISLLPRLVTASRACIWEPTYSGHATAWQQAGVEVQQVSDWRSFERQSVQRGTVCILCNPNNPDGRLLPAAQLRHLADRCASYGNYLVVDEAFADFHEETLIPALPHPALIVLRSFGKIYGLPGLRLGFLLTSPDFAERARQFVGAWPVGSLALSVGRQALRDREWLQQAHHIASSAKRRLVGILEQAYLQHEGQVSLFTLVITEDAAKLWTHLCRHGIVTRIFNAHHDRLRIGLPGGEEEWARLEQALYVWRDRS from the coding sequence ATGGGTGAATTAATGCACGAAGCGCTTCCGCCTATCCCTACGCATGGTGGGCAAGTGCAAGAGATCATGCGTTATTTTCCTGACGCACCCCAGCCGTTCGTCGATTTATCGACAGGCATCAACCCTCACCGTTACCCGTTAACGCTCCCGTCGCCCGATATTTTCGCTCGTTTACCTGAAGCGGGCGAAGAGGACGATTTACGCGCGGCGGCGGCGATCGCTTATGGGGCCGCCGATCCCGCCATGGTGGTCAGCGCGCCGGGAAGTCAGAGCTTGATCTCCTTGTTGCCGCGCCTTGTGACGGCATCGCGCGCCTGTATCTGGGAGCCGACTTATTCCGGACACGCTACCGCATGGCAACAAGCCGGCGTAGAGGTGCAGCAGGTTTCCGATTGGCGCAGTTTCGAGCGGCAATCGGTGCAAAGAGGCACTGTTTGTATTCTCTGTAACCCCAACAATCCGGACGGGCGGCTTCTTCCGGCAGCGCAGTTGCGACATCTGGCCGATCGATGCGCGTCATATGGAAATTATTTGGTGGTGGATGAGGCCTTCGCCGATTTTCATGAGGAAACTCTTATCCCTGCCCTCCCTCATCCTGCATTGATCGTTCTGCGCTCTTTCGGCAAAATTTATGGCCTGCCAGGGCTTCGATTGGGATTTCTCCTGACATCTCCCGATTTCGCAGAGCGTGCACGTCAGTTCGTCGGCGCGTGGCCTGTAGGGAGCCTCGCGCTCAGCGTGGGTCGCCAAGCTCTGCGGGATCGCGAATGGTTGCAACAGGCCCATCACATAGCTTCCTCCGCAAAGCGACGTCTCGTTGGAATTTTAGAGCAAGCGTATTTGCAGCATGAGGGACAGGTAAGCCTGTTTACGCTTGTCATTACGGAAGACGCTGCGAAATTATGGACTCATTTGTGCCGTCATGGGATCGTCACCCGTATCTTCAACGCACACCATGATCGTTTGCGCATAGGTCTCCCAGGTGGCGAAGAAGAATGGGCACGTCTGGAACAGGCGCTTTACGTGTGGCGGGATCGGTCCTGA
- the cobS gene encoding adenosylcobinamide-GDP ribazoletransferase, which yields MLLNFRRLAADLLAALGLFTRLPLGWLARWASDVSLRRSIWLWPWVGAGIGGTTALLTELGFSLHFPPFIAALCGVMAQLLLTGALHEDGLADMADGLGGGSTIEKRLEIMRDSRIGTYGALVLITCIALRVACIAALIPYRLALLLALPGMLSRVSLLGLLASTPAARKDGLAAALLPLPKFPLWLAVAITLLTGALFIPLYLLAASIAAVMLVVFAMRRLVLSKLGGFTGDTLGATAILSELAVLLLLVASYR from the coding sequence TTGCTTCTTAATTTTCGCAGACTGGCGGCAGATCTTCTCGCAGCGCTCGGCCTCTTTACGCGCTTGCCTCTCGGTTGGTTGGCGCGCTGGGCAAGCGACGTCAGTTTGCGTCGCTCTATTTGGCTTTGGCCGTGGGTCGGCGCAGGCATCGGTGGAACAACGGCATTGCTGACCGAGTTGGGATTTTCTCTCCATTTTCCGCCTTTCATCGCGGCGCTCTGCGGTGTCATGGCCCAGCTATTGCTGACGGGCGCACTGCACGAAGACGGACTGGCCGATATGGCGGATGGATTGGGCGGCGGTAGCACGATCGAGAAGCGCCTTGAAATCATGCGCGATAGCCGGATCGGCACGTATGGCGCTCTGGTCCTCATCACCTGCATAGCTTTGCGTGTGGCGTGCATAGCAGCACTCATCCCGTATCGACTTGCCTTGCTGTTGGCGCTTCCCGGTATGCTGTCTCGCGTTTCACTGCTCGGGCTGTTAGCAAGCACGCCCGCGGCACGTAAAGACGGCCTGGCGGCGGCACTCCTCCCACTTCCCAAATTTCCGCTCTGGCTGGCCGTGGCAATTACTTTGCTGACTGGCGCGCTTTTCATACCGCTATATCTTCTGGCGGCTTCGATAGCGGCGGTTATGCTTGTCGTTTTCGCAATGCGCCGCCTTGTTCTTAGCAAGCTAGGTGGATTTACGGGCGATACGCTTGGCGCGACCGCTATCTTATCGGAACTGGCGGTTTTGTTATTGCTGGTTGCATCTTATCGGTAA
- a CDS encoding NAD(P)H-dependent flavin oxidoreductase, translating into MNWLDRLGITVPIIQAPMAGVSTPALAAAVSNAGALGSIGVGAVDATGAHRMIVELQARTERAFNVNLFVHATPKSDPVREAVWLEWMAPIFAEFGATPPRILRSIYKSFHDDPEMLAMLLEVKPPVISFHFGLPSAEIIAALKNTGALLLGTVTNFDEARAAQASGIDILVAQGIEAGGHRGVFDPALPDDALGTSVLTRLLVKQCQCPIVAAGGIMDGAGIAAALDLGAVAAQMGTTFILCTETSADAAYRRHLQSQAAFHTRITHLISGRPARCLPNRFTDLLNYVSAPACPDYPIAYDAGKALNVAAKAGNEDGFGAQWAGQGAPLARSMPAAQLVEHLRKELDQARHPDSEYGRKTDQ; encoded by the coding sequence ATGAATTGGCTTGATCGTCTCGGCATCACTGTTCCCATTATCCAAGCGCCCATGGCAGGCGTTTCCACCCCAGCGCTTGCGGCTGCCGTATCGAATGCAGGCGCGCTCGGCTCCATAGGCGTCGGCGCGGTCGATGCCACTGGCGCGCATCGAATGATCGTTGAATTGCAGGCAAGAACCGAGCGCGCTTTCAACGTCAATCTCTTCGTTCACGCCACACCCAAAAGCGATCCTGTTCGTGAAGCGGTCTGGCTTGAATGGATGGCTCCTATCTTCGCCGAATTCGGCGCGACGCCACCACGCATACTACGCTCTATCTATAAAAGCTTTCACGACGATCCCGAGATGTTAGCCATGCTCTTGGAGGTGAAGCCGCCTGTGATCAGTTTTCATTTCGGCCTCCCTTCCGCAGAAATCATCGCCGCGCTTAAAAACACTGGAGCGCTTCTACTCGGGACGGTCACTAACTTTGATGAAGCGCGAGCCGCACAGGCGTCCGGCATCGATATACTTGTTGCGCAAGGGATTGAGGCCGGCGGGCATCGTGGGGTTTTCGATCCCGCGTTACCGGATGACGCGCTTGGCACATCGGTTCTGACACGACTTTTGGTTAAGCAATGTCAATGCCCTATCGTGGCTGCCGGAGGGATCATGGATGGAGCCGGCATTGCCGCGGCGCTCGATCTCGGCGCGGTGGCGGCGCAAATGGGAACGACCTTCATTCTTTGTACGGAGACATCCGCAGATGCCGCTTATCGCCGCCATCTACAAAGCCAAGCCGCATTTCATACGCGCATAACGCATCTCATATCCGGGCGACCCGCACGCTGTCTCCCCAACCGTTTTACGGATTTGCTCAATTATGTGAGCGCGCCCGCCTGCCCTGATTATCCCATCGCCTATGATGCGGGTAAAGCACTTAACGTTGCGGCAAAAGCAGGAAATGAAGATGGGTTCGGCGCGCAGTGGGCTGGGCAAGGCGCTCCTTTGGCGCGATCCATGCCTGCCGCTCAATTGGTGGAACATTTGCGGAAAGAACTCGATCAGGCCCGCCATCCCGATTCAGAATATGGGAGAAAAACAGACCAATAA